A section of the Hippea sp. KM1 genome encodes:
- the folK gene encoding 2-amino-4-hydroxy-6-hydroxymethyldihydropteridine diphosphokinase, whose protein sequence is MRPFNRWVYLSIGSNVGNRKKNLRLAVAYLKRRLSVVACSKFYNSEPWGYERQKNFCNMALKVNTHLKPYELLRLAKQIEKKLGRNKKFKWGPRTVDVDIVAYRNIMLKTKQLWLPHRWAAERLFVIVPLLDLGAHLRLNGLSLEELKGRLEGNQHLKTC, encoded by the coding sequence GTGCGGCCGTTTAATCGGTGGGTCTATCTGTCGATAGGGAGTAATGTGGGCAACAGAAAGAAAAACTTAAGATTGGCCGTTGCCTATTTGAAAAGGCGCCTCTCAGTGGTGGCCTGCTCTAAATTTTACAATAGCGAACCGTGGGGGTATGAGAGGCAAAAGAATTTTTGCAACATGGCGTTAAAGGTTAATACACATTTAAAACCTTATGAATTACTTAGGCTTGCTAAACAGATAGAAAAGAAATTAGGCAGAAATAAGAAATTTAAATGGGGACCGCGCACCGTTGATGTTGACATAGTTGCCTATCGCAATATAATGCTAAAAACCAAGCAGCTGTGGCTTCCCCATAGGTGGGCGGCCGAGAGGCTTTTTGTGATCGTGCCTCTTTTGGATTTGGGGGCGCATCTAAGGCTTAACGGTTTGAGCTTGGAAGAACTCAAGGGCAGGCTTGAAGGCAATCAGCACCTCAAGACCTGCTAA